CATATCTACGTGCTAGAATGAGTGATGAACTTGTGTATATAGTGCGCTCGTGATTACTTGTTTGGTTAGGTTGAGTCGGATAATACAATTGGGTGCTTCTCTATCtgctttttttcttcttctcataTGACGAATTAATCGAGTCTGAAGAATATATTTTTGCACTCACACAAATTTCTACATTTATGAAACTAGTGAAGACATGTGTATCCACAAACTTAACGCTCACGACCGTTCTTTGCGCGGTTGGATCCGGTAGTAGCGACCGTCCTTTTTCTCATGAACCATCGGTTTGGCCGACAAGCATCGAGGAGGTGGCATAATGTGGTGCTACTCAGGGAGAGGCGGCGAGTTTGGGACCCATAATGTTGAATATTTTTGGTTGGGCTACTAGAACAAGCTGACTTCTAGAATAAGATGGGTAAGAGACAGCTTATTCTAGAAGCCCCAAAAAGGCACCAAAAGAACTGGCCAATTGAATATTGAGATGCAACGTACTTTGCCTTTAGCCAACACACATGTGCTTTTGTAGCAGTTAGCACTCTTTTGTTGCGAAAATTATCCAGATATATTATCAAAATTTATTGGAAGTACACAGCACTTCAAACATCATAAAAATTACATTGAGATTCTTAGACCACCGAACGACCATTTATCTCCGTCAGAACGAGTAGTCGACGCGTCGCTATCCACTCCCCTACCAAAGCCTGCTTGACCTTGGCAATGACAGTTGGGAAGTCTTCGTGCACGTGCCCCTAAAGACCAGTGCCCTGGAGCCGCAGTCGCCGCCgttgaactcttggatagatttCAAGCACCTAAGACAAAATCTCACCACGTGAATAGAAACCCTAACCTCACCGCCCCAAAGAGACGACATGAATCTACGCCGAAGGTCCGTCGACTACATTCACATGAAATTAAAGAGTTAGCAACGTACGTTCAAATTGAGCGAACTTATAGTGGTAGCTAAATAGAGTAGCAGTGTAAGTTGAGCGTGTGTGCACTGGACATGCATGAGGACGCGCAGTGTAATTGTCTCTCTTTTCAAGCCTCCTCCAAAATCGCACCGAGTAAGGCTAGAGTCACCGACAAGTTTTATGGATTCCATGGATCGATGTTAGGCAGCATTTTTATTGGATATtagggagggaggagggggcccACCCTcatgagtgtgtgtgtgtgtgtttgttagGGTGGGAATTAGTGTGAAGGGTTCCCTAAAAATGTTGGTCCGTTACTATCTATAATAGGTACTAGTaaaagagcccgtgcgttgcaacgggagagaaaATAACACCCCAGCAACCATGACTCAAGACCCTAATAGGTTCACGTCCTTTATTTTCACATGACATCACATTTGTGTTGCCGACGAAGACCTCAGTGCTCACACAACGAAAACGCGTTTGAATGTAGTCAGTCCTAATGCGTCACTCGCTCGAAATAAGATTAGGGATATATTATTTTCCCCTGCGAGGTTTCTCAGAGGTGTGCATGCGTGGTTATTGATGTTTTCTTTCTTCTCAATATGTTTTCATTAATGGGTGTTTATTTGCAATTCAGAGAGATGCCGGTACGAAAGAAAAACAGACCGTGCACTATAGATTAAGTTTGCACAAAAATAATATTTTAGAAACATTTAACAGCTAGAAATAATATCATACTTAGATTCTAGTACACATTTTTCTAATTAAACTTCATATATAATATGTTAAAATcgaagttacggtttaaaagatatggataATACAGCAGGGTTTGACTCCTCAGAACACATCTCTTGTTCCAAAAAAGAAGCTAGCTTTGCCAGCAAAACAATGAAAATGAGAATGAAACGGAAATGGCCTGGTGCATGCATGCTGACCAAATCATATTGTTCTCTCTTTATTCTGGCCTAGCTGAAAGAAAAAGAATGCATGGATCCTTTGAGATGGATGAGAGTAATGAATACTAACATGGATCATTTGGGTCGTATACATTTTTGGGCGTAGCAACTCCCAAAGCATGCTCGCATCGGGAGAGTTGGGTGGCGGCGCGGGCGCGGATGCGGAATGAATCGGGAGGTGGGGTGGGGGATTGGATTCGTTTGGGTAGggattctctctctctctctctctctccctctctctctctctctctctctcgtttggGCAGTGACCTGATTCTGTGCATATGAGTGTAAGCTAGCTAGACGTATAAGAGAAACTTCATTCGAACTGCTGCATGAGCAGCAACAACTAGAGAATAGGCGACGAGTATGTTGATCGCTGATCCAAGCAGCCTCTTTGTCGCCGGGCAACATTCGCGCACCACATGGCAGCCAGGTCAGGTTTGGATGCACTCGTGAGGTACGTCACGTTGTACAGCTTGTGTGTTTCCGAAAGAGAGacaagtttcaaaaaatgaaaaagaaaaaggtACTACGTCACGTTGTTGTGCAAAATGgattggtcgcctagcttgcgtGCGTTGCGTTCGTGTTTAATAAGATATAGACAAGGAAGGGTTTTGTTTGTGCACGCACGCGTGATTCGGCGCGTACGTGAGTCAGCTCTCGATCATGCACAACCATAACGAGTGCTGGCGAACGAATGAATGGGTTGATCGGAAGCCTCATCTTCATTCTGCTGCTGCACACACACGTCTGTCTCACTGCCATCGTCACTCTCGCAGGACTGATATGTGTTTCTGCTCAATGCATGGGTAGATCCTGCCGTCGGTGATCTATTAATTACTGCAGGATGGGAGGGTGGCAGTACGGTCCCCTGAGCCACCCGTCGGCCACGAGCCTGTTCACCGCCTCCGTCGGGTGCACGCCGTCCCAGGACTCGTGCCTCCACGGGTCGCCGCACGCGCTCGCGCCCTTCATCCCGCACCGCGCGTCCAACCGGAAGTTGTACgggccgccgcccgcgccgcagCACGCCGCGACGGGCGTGGTGAAGCCGAAGCGCGCCGGGTCGCGGAGCATGTCCATGGCGTAGGCGTAGTAGTCCGCGTACATGATCCTCGCCGCCGGCCCGTGCCTGGCGCGTGCGCGGTTGAGCCTGTCCTGGAGCAGCGAGTTGTGGTACGTGGCGAGGTCGTTGAGCGGCTTGAGGCAGCCATGCTCGTCGTAGTCCGACTTGTCGCGGCTCGGTAGTATGGTGAGGTAGAGCGCGACGCACCCTATGGGCAGCGTACCCGGCACCACGATGTCCACCGCACCCAGCTCGATCAGCCTCTCGAGGGCGGCGGCGATGTTGTCGACGACGTTGGGGGCGTAGCTTCTGGCCCGGCTGACGTTGAAGCCGAAGAAGAGCATGGCGTTGTAGTCGTTGCCGCCGATGGagccgaggaggaagagggaccTGGCGAGGTAGGGCCTGCAGCTCTGCGGCCCGCCGCAGACGCGCGGGAGGAGGTCGCGGAACCACTGGAGCTGTACGTTGATGGCGCCGTTGTTCCAGATCGGGTAGCCGAGGCCGATGGACTTGAGGAAGTCGAAGTCCAGCGCCGTGGCGCCCACGATGGCCATGTTGGCGCCCTTCCGGAAGTCGGCGCCGGGGAGCTTGGACGGGGGAAGAAAAGGGAGGCCCAGCGACTGCGCGAGGAAGTCGACGACGAGCCGGCCGTCGGAGCAGCGGCAGGTGGGGTGGCCGAAGTAGGTCATGCCGTAGGGCGGGTTGGCGAAGGTGAGCAGGAGCTCCTCCGTCGCCGACTTGTTCACGCAGAGGTTGCCCGTGTCCGACAGCGAGTCGCCGAAGTTGAACATGGCGTTGTACCGCATTGCCCCGCCGTCTCCGTCCGCGGATGCCAGCAGGAAGACGCAGCTggcgccgaggaggaggaggacgctgGCGGCGGCAATGACACCAGTGATTCGCCGAGCCATGGCCGTCCCCGTCGATCGATCTTGCACGCGCTCTAGGCTCTAGCTCACCATCTGTGGCAACTCTCTGTGCACGAAGGTGTGTATATAACGTGGATGAGAGCCCGTCCACGTACGCGCGCGCTGCGACACTTTGCACGCGCGTGCCCTCTCGCTCCAGCTGGATGCTCACCGCCGACGATCTATCGAACAACCACCTCCGGTGAGCTAGCTGGCGCGCTTCTCGATCGTGGTTAATTGCCCGGCTTGGACGCACTCGTACGTGCGTTCATGCAACCTAGCCCCGTCCTCCGGTCAAGTACTGATCAACCGTAAGTTCGTCGTCGTCTCGTCAGCACGATTCAATGGCGCGCCCACGCGGCGGTGACGCGCCGAGGCGTTCGCCGCGTGTGGACGCTGACTCGTACGTGGGCCACCGACGCGAAGATTTTGTGGCCGAAAAAAAGGGGGCCGGCTGGATGTGCGTGCATTGAGACGAGGCCCATTGCGTACCCCGGTGACAAGCCAGGAGGCTTTTTCTTGCTGGGCCCTAATTATGGTCGACGGAAACCAAGTTCCTCCCAAAAAAAAAGGGTCTATCTCGATGACCCCGCTCGATGGGCCTTTGTATTTCTCACAACATtccaaacaaaaacaaaaaataaaaggaaaaacgaaaaagaaagacaacaaaaagaaaaaagaaacataAAACGAAAAAACTAAGAATGAAAATAAAAATCAATGAACGGTTCAgaaaccttctagaaggttcccaaaattggtcaggaaccttctagaaggttcgcAAAACCTGATATTGTAGCACGTGCGTTATCTCGTAATTGGGTTGTCCCACCTTCGCTATGTCACTCGCATCTGTGCCAATCCGCGACAATTTGTAACAGACAACGGCAAATAGACATTTTCATGCTTATGATGTTCAACTGGGTCTATAACGACGACCCGCTCGATGGGCTTTGTCTTTCCCACAATATTTCAGCCAATTATGCCTATCTCCTGTAAAAGAGGCAACTCGTGTTGATGGTCTGTTTGCCTCTTTGTGGAAAGGGGAATAAAAAATGCGGCGACAAGAGTCGAACCACTGCCCTGCCCAACTTTTCTCTATTTTCTTCAGCTGAAAAGGATAGTTGCAATTTTTCTGCCAAGTGCCTGCTAGTGCCGATCATTTCTATCCAATCAGCCTGCTTCATCTGTATCGTCGCCTGCTCATGGCCTCCCCCAATCCCGTCTCTCCTGCCGCCTCTCTCCTCCAAtcatcccctcccccttccccACGCCTTCAGCTCCAATCCTTGTTCAAAATTCAAATTGATATGGTGCGCCCGCTCAATTCCTCCTTCGCTTCCTCATCCCTCTTCCTCACCGTTTCCCCTCCTCCTCTgttggaaatatgtcctagaggcccAGCGTGTTCTGCCTCCTAAGCTTTAAAAGGGGGTAAACTATGTCATCCTCTACACACTTCGTAGTATTTGGCTCGAGCGCAACCAGAGGGTGTTCAAGAACACCTCCCTCCTATCGGTGTTTGTAATCGCCAAGGCACAAGACCACTGCCATGAGTAGAGCACGGTGGGCAACAATAGTCTAAAGCGAGTTGTAAAGTAAGTGGTAGGTGGATTTGTTTGTGCTGGCGCTGCAAACACGAAAGAAAATCTTGTGATTGTAGCTTGCTTTCTGTCTTAATATATAGGCACGCTGATCTCCTGCGTGTTCCAAAAAAACTTCATTTTAGGTATTTAGAACAATAAAATAGAGAAATTTTCAAATTTGACCAGATGTTTTGATCGAGATTATCTTTTATCATCTCCTACTAAAAATTGTTAGCTTCGTGAATTTCATCTGAAATGTGGGCGAAACTTTTTCCCGTGGCACCAACGCAAATTTCGACCAGTTTTTTTCCCTGGGTACCTACTCCCGAAGGCAAACTTCAAGCTGGGTGACCTAGATCTTAGACAACAAGTAAGTCATTGTGATTGTTTCTTAGAAAACAAATAGTATAGTGTACTATTTGTGCATCGTTAGTGTATATCTTCCGCTTCATATGATTGCTCAGCTCTACCTGCGGGTCATCCAAATGCCAAGACTTCCATCAATACTATTGTTGAGAGCAATAGCAGA
This sequence is a window from Aegilops tauschii subsp. strangulata cultivar AL8/78 chromosome 7, Aet v6.0, whole genome shotgun sequence. Protein-coding genes within it:
- the LOC109755030 gene encoding GDSL esterase/lipase At5g45910-like; the encoded protein is MARRITGVIAAASVLLLLGASCVFLLASADGDGGAMRYNAMFNFGDSLSDTGNLCVNKSATEELLLTFANPPYGMTYFGHPTCRCSDGRLVVDFLAQSLGLPFLPPSKLPGADFRKGANMAIVGATALDFDFLKSIGLGYPIWNNGAINVQLQWFRDLLPRVCGGPQSCRPYLARSLFLLGSIGGNDYNAMLFFGFNVSRARSYAPNVVDNIAAALERLIELGAVDIVVPGTLPIGCVALYLTILPSRDKSDYDEHGCLKPLNDLATYHNSLLQDRLNRARARHGPAARIMYADYYAYAMDMLRDPARFGFTTPVAACCGAGGGPYNFRLDARCGMKGASACGDPWRHESWDGVHPTEAVNRLVADGWLRGPYCHPPILQ